CCTGCCGAAACAGCCGAAGTGACTTCGTCGAGTAGTGATAAGACAAAGTCTTCGTCGTTGAAAGAAGAAAAAGATGATAAAGAATCGTCAAGTTCGGTGAAGTCGAGTAGCTCATCATCCGTCATTCTGAGCGCAAGCGAAGAATCCAGTAGCAGTTTGGCGGAGTCCTCGTCTAGCGTCGCAGAGTCGAGCAGCTTCGTGCGTTCGTCATCCTCGGCGGAGCCTGCCCTGAGTTCAGCCGAAGGGACCGAGAATCTGTCGAGTAGTAGCTCTACTGATGTGCTGTCTAGCTCTAGCGAAACTGAGTCAAGTTCTAGTAGTCGTGAGGGCAAGGTAAATTGTACGGCACTTCTGGAAAACGAAACGGGTTGGAGCTGGGATGTGCCGAAGGAATGTCGTTTTAATCCAGATATTGACTACGGCACTATGACCGATGAACGTGATGGCAAGGTTTACAAAACCGTAAAGATTGGTAATCAGGTGTGGATGGCTGAAAACTTGAATTACTATGATGCCTTGGATTTAAGTGTGAAGAAAAAAAGTTGGTGCTTTGGAAAGAAGGATAATGGGGATAGCACAACCTGCGATGTGGCCGGTCGCCTTTACACTTGGGCTGCGGCAATTGACTCGGTGAAACTTGCGAATGATGCGGATAACCCGCAGGACTGCGGCTACGAAAAAAAATGCGGCCTGACCGGCGCGGTACGGGGAATTTGCCCTACGGGCTGGCACTTGCCTACGAAGGAGGAATTTGAAACATTATTTACAGCGGTCGGTGATAAATCTACAGTGGGCATGAAACTCAAGACCTCTAATGGCTGGTATAGAAGTGGTGGTGGCACGGATGACGTCGGCTTTTCCGCTTTGCCTGTTGGCCTGAATGACTACAGCTTCTTCGATGAAGGCGATCGAGCGTACTTCTGGAGTTCTACGGAGGACAATCGCTACTACTCGTGCAGCATGAGTTTGTCCTCCCTTAACAAGAGTGTGTATCTGGAGGGCGCCTACCACAAGAACACCGGGTTATCTGTTCGTTGTGTTAAGGGGGAGCCGAAGTCAAGTGAGGACTGGTCGTCGAGCTCTTTGAATGGCTTTGATTGGAGTTTACCGAAAGAGGCTTACTTGAATCCGAATATTAATTACGGCACTATGACCGATGAACGTGATGGCAAGGTTTATAGGACAGTAAAAATTGGCGACCAGATCTGGATGGCGGAGAACCTTGATTTTGATCCTGGTCAGGGTGGTTCGGATGAGGATAAATATGATTGGTCGTGGTGCTTCGATAATGATCCTAAGAAATGCGACGTGGCGGGTCGCCTATACACTTGGGCTGCTGCCATCGATTCGGTGAAGTTAGCGAACGATGCGAACGCCCCGCAGGTGTGCGGTTATGGCAGGAAATGTAACCTGCCTGCAAAGGTACAGGGTGTTTGCCCGCCGGATTGGCACCTGCCAACTCAAGCGGAGTGGGATACCCTGTTTTTGTCGGTGGGCATTCCTGTGGGCAAGGCTCTTAAATCGCAGAGTGGCTGGTTTGTTATCAATTCGGGTAACTTTTTTTTCAACGGGAATGGTACGGATGAGTTTGGTTTTTGCGCTTTGCCTGTCGGTTGGGGGGACCGTGAAGGATTCCACGATGCAAGCCACTTTGCGGAATTCTGGAGTTCTACGGAGGATACAGATCGTGACTGGGCGTATAATGCGCACGTGAAAAACTACGAAGACGAAGCGTACGTGGATTTGCCTACCCGCAAGGATGTGGGAACTTCTGTTCGTTGCTTAAAGGATAAATAAGCCGGGGCGTTGCGGGGCGGCGACTGAGCGCCCGCAGTAGGGGTGATGGAAGACCCGGCGTACCGGGGCTGCAATCAGGGGGAGGCTTCCCCCTCCAGTCCCGTTTTTTTACGTTTTCTAGTAA
The sequence above is a segment of the Fibrobacter sp. UBA4297 genome. Coding sequences within it:
- a CDS encoding FISUMP domain-containing protein, with translation MKKILLTMGLVAFAFVGCDDSSSASAGQDDEAVVELSSSSGDKAGEPAETAEVTSSSSDKTKSSSLKEEKDDKESSSSVKSSSSSSVILSASEESSSSLAESSSSVAESSSFVRSSSSAEPALSSAEGTENLSSSSSTDVLSSSSETESSSSSREGKVNCTALLENETGWSWDVPKECRFNPDIDYGTMTDERDGKVYKTVKIGNQVWMAENLNYYDALDLSVKKKSWCFGKKDNGDSTTCDVAGRLYTWAAAIDSVKLANDADNPQDCGYEKKCGLTGAVRGICPTGWHLPTKEEFETLFTAVGDKSTVGMKLKTSNGWYRSGGGTDDVGFSALPVGLNDYSFFDEGDRAYFWSSTEDNRYYSCSMSLSSLNKSVYLEGAYHKNTGLSVRCVKGEPKSSEDWSSSSLNGFDWSLPKEAYLNPNINYGTMTDERDGKVYRTVKIGDQIWMAENLDFDPGQGGSDEDKYDWSWCFDNDPKKCDVAGRLYTWAAAIDSVKLANDANAPQVCGYGRKCNLPAKVQGVCPPDWHLPTQAEWDTLFLSVGIPVGKALKSQSGWFVINSGNFFFNGNGTDEFGFCALPVGWGDREGFHDASHFAEFWSSTEDTDRDWAYNAHVKNYEDEAYVDLPTRKDVGTSVRCLKDK